The following nucleotide sequence is from Salvia miltiorrhiza cultivar Shanhuang (shh) chromosome 7, IMPLAD_Smil_shh, whole genome shotgun sequence.
AAAAAAAATGAGACCTTATAAGCATAACAAAGGGAGTATATGTATTAGAATCCtatatataataagaaaatgactTATCCTACATGACATTCTCATATCTCACTATTTCAAAAGCCCTCAACTCCCATTCATTTGCAATTATTCCTATTATATACAttcttaaattatactccctccgtccctaaaataacttcctctttttccattttgggacgtcccccaaataactttctttttttttctttccatttttgaaaACTTACCGGTCCTAcaccaccactaataatactttatttattcttacttttcacttttcaccactcccaatactaattataacacttttgacaacttccaataataattatatcactttttctccactatcaatacactttacaactttttattaaaactcgtgccgtcccaaagaggaagccatttcagggacgaagggagtataattttaatttttatttatattaaattcaaTAATGCATTCAAAAGACCACCTCATATGCTTACATGTTATTATGCCCATAGTCATTTTATTTCTCTTCAGttatgattatatatattcttaatttatattttttagttaTATAATGAAAGAGTAATTTTCTTAGTAAtttatgtttcattttttttttctccctaaAGCTATATATGTActaaattcaataattattatccaTAGTTGAACATAAAATATTTcagaaaattattatatatttaatctttgcCTATGTGGCATTTTAGAACtcattattttaaaatgtttctATATttctttattctaattttttttcacaagtCGCATCTTTTATCCtatattgatttttaatcaaactccatcttgaCTAAAGCTTATATAAATACTTCTTATCATcctttatatatatgtagcaccaatttaatttggtcaaataactttttagttggccaaataaatagttatatttttattaaaaaattatttaattaatctaaTATTACTTtgaccaataatttaatttaatagttaTAAACTAACATTTTCACTCCGTGCAATGCatgtgaaatatttttatatttctatagtTATATAAAACTGACATCAACtcaaattttcagatttataaatataataaaaaaaattattttaattgaatatatttgaactaaatattgtaaaaaataatccacaataacaaaaattgatattataaaaaggcaaaaaaaaaagagtaaaaaatgaaaacaaaaatgaaaataaaaattaaaaagaaataaaaaatctctttatttatatttttttcaattctccttaattcttatttttctcCTTCATTCTTATTTTCTTCAGAACTCCTATCCCACATTTCTTTATAATCATACTCCACTATATGTGTTGTATCGCATCCTACATATATTTTGGACCTTGAATTTAATTTGgctaattatttaattagttgttcaaataaatagttttactttttcatcaaaattttaatttaatttgactaCTAATAATTCAGCTAATGACTAAGTGACAAATAATAGAAGTCTATATATTAGATCAATTgatcaattaataaatttaattttcttatatattttaaattttaatacgcTTATCATTGATAGAATAcagttataaaaattaattttatttacgtAAAATAATATACTATCTTATATCTTAATATAATGACAAAAATTGATATGAGATTCaagttatataattttatttagatattcaATTTGTAAAATCTAATGAAAAATTGatgtgtaatttaaaatatgattaaaagattataaaatttattatctCATCTTACATATGTTTTGCACCttgaatttaatttagataattaattaattagttgatcAAATAAATGATGATGTATGAAAACCCAAAAATCACTATACTCCTAATTTCAGTTGTGAGTCGGCACGGCAATAATTTAAAGCTTGCAGGGAGAGAGACGTGCAACGGTGCAAGTAACTAATTTGTTATCTTACATTTATTATTGATTAAATTTAGACCAATTTAACTTACGAACCTCGAACTATGAATAATGAATCTGTGCTAATAAATTATTGTTGTGAATTATCCGCCGCATGAAATTTATGTAGTGGAAGATTAAGACATCAAGTCGTCGATGGTATGATTTATgtgtaatacataaaataaaataaaataaaataaaattgcagataatctataatttattttgtgagATCCTAAAATATCCAATCTTCTTTGTAACAGAAAAATCAAAGTTACCTACGTGGCAGGAAATGAAACACAATTAAGACGCTTCTACTCCATATGGTTCGACTcatcaaaagaaaaaatgaggaacattattaattaaactCCAATTTAACTAAAGCATATATAattcaaatatttcaaaatcTCTCTGTTCTACTTCATTCTCCTTTTTTTCACAAGTCactgatcaaataattattattgtaaaaaagaaaaaatattgtaaaaaaatcagaaaaaaagtgaggaaaaaaaaatgcagacaaaaaaagaggaaaaagaggaaaaaaggaaaataattattgtaagaaaaattaattattgatatatataattatttgatcaaataattattattgtaaaaaagtaaaaaacatTGTATAAAATCAGGGGAAAAAAAAGTAGGCAAAAAAAGAGAACAAAGCGGGGAGAGGGGGGAGGGGGAGaggaaaaaaggaaaagaaaatgcaAGCAcaaaaacaggaaaaaaaaaagagaggaggCAATGGGTTTCAAACCCCTACCCCTTGGTATAAGCATACAAGCCGCAGTTGCCATTGCACCACATCACAGTTTTGATTTTAATTaccaaaatttataatacatagATGCGTGTTAGGGTGAATCGCCGCATACCCTGCATACAACAACACACAAGGTTTTGcgttaaatattaggtatagagagagaatatattaccaaaaaaagaatgaCACATTTATAATGAGATAACTCATTATAAAAAGGTGGAACATTTAtaatgagacggatggagtataatagtttacataaaataaatcaCTTAAGATTTAAGATGATGGATATTCTATAAAGTTAAACAATGAAAATGTGTATAGGTTTTGAATCTATAATTTGTATGTATAGAGTATAGTTTAAATCCAAATAGTGGTAATTGTTGCTATTTTGGTGTCAAGATTCGATTGATACATTtcttattccttttttttataaacagtGACAAcgcaaaataaataattatatttttcatcaaaatttaagttaattttactaataataATTCAGCAAATAACTAAGTTCGTCAAATAATAAAAGTCCATATATCAGAAGGATGAATAAAAAGTTTAATTTAtcttatgtatattttaaattttaatacgTTTATCATTGATAGAATACGCTTACAAACATTGATTTGCTTTATGTAAAGTAATATACTATGTTACTCCATtcatcccattacaaatgtcccacaATCCATAATGAGatgtccaattttttttaatttttttggggcaatatattctctatctatacctaatatttaaacaattttcatcaacccactttatttattaattacacaatttttaatcttcgtgcccaaatgaaatgtgacatttgtaataggacggagagagtatatctTAACAGAAGACAAAAATGGATGtgagattcaaattatatatttttatttagattttcaaTTTATGAAGTCTaatgaaaaattaatatataatttaaaatctgGTTAAAagattacaaaatatattatctcATCCTACATATGTTTTGTaccttaaatttaatttgactaattaattaattagttggccaaataaatagttatatttttccatcaaatttttaatttaatttgatttatcaGTTTGTCAAACAATAGAAGTTCATATATTAGaacaatgaattaataaatttaacttTTCTTATGTTGTTTTTTTagtttactactccctccatacccgattttctatttttggtcatcccacattttagtatcaatttctatttttagtaaaaataggtGGAATCAttgctccactttaattattttaacactcacgtAAAACGTgtgacccttattccactcacaacacactcaaccaCTTTATTAGAACTCGTGCTACTCtaaaatggatactaaaagttgaaACGGggggaatattttttataattaaacataatataattaagtttatcaaataatataaattttatgttttatcaATGAATTAACGAATTTTATTTTTCGAGATTAATCTTTGCGGCTCATTTCCATTTCTCAATTTATCAACAAAATATCAATTCGATATATAGATGATGtttatatacataatttttattatacgAATTTGAATAATTGATAACTACTAAGACTTGTGTAAGACTCATATTAATTCATTAGCTTctttaaattcatatatttacttctttatattcatatatatatatatatatatatatttattaatagtaatatataggcttcattttaaaaaagaatCCTTATATAAAAACTTTTgatgaaatttcatcaaataaaaatttatataaaaagacaATCTATTTTGACCCTCtaacataaaattaatatatagcTGGCGAAAATTGTTGTGATTATTATAGTTTGAACTGTACAACCAATTTAATTTtggtcaaataaaattaattaaaaaataatttatattaattaagaCTATTTTGTATTACTATgactataaataatgtataatatataattacgATGTAAAGTGATTCTCCATTAAATTTCCATGAGTTACGCGCTAATACAGTAATACATATACGAAGAAAGTCTATCCAAAATTTAACTGCATTGTTTCTATGATCATGTAGGATATATAATTATTGTATACAATAATACAAATAAGTATGtaatgtttaatatttatattgtgTATTGATTTTTAAAGTATTGATttctaatatttatatttatgttttgtattattagaaaaataaatataaaatgtaaataatatatattaaaaaaagggGTCCATGTGTCGCATTTGGGGCGGATTCGGATCTAAAAAATTCAGATCTAGATCTAGACCTGTTTTataaattgagatccagatccagccCAGATCCATCGGATCTAAAATTTTGAGATCCAAACCCTGAAAAATGAATCCAGATCCACAATTTTGAATCGGGTCTAATATCCATTGTCATCCCTATTTCAAAGTGCTAATCGTCAAACAATACATTATCTTTCATCCAATTTGTAATTTACTCCCTCCGATGTCATGTACGACGAACATCAAATTAAatgacatatttaaataaataaatagaattattaaatacaataaaaatgtaaacaaatataaatatattttaaaaataaaataaaataatcaacatcattcacttaataaatctcaaatttgaaaacgtaaattttcaaaataaaaaatatctgtAGCATAATTTAGCAAAAGATTTAACAAAATAAGCATAAATTGATGACCTTTTCAATAGTgggttgtgttgagtttgataAGCCGCAGTTGGCCGCCGCACCCACACAAAGAGGATAAGcgagttaaaaaaattaaataatgtcACAAGGGCGCGTgctcacacatatatataggggagggctaaaataaaaacacttcttaaaatataaaatataaacaattttcagcccttagatcatcaagatctacggttgattcgtaaccctgttggatgaattcatacgtgttctacataaaattcgtacattgaaaaatgtttttatttttattttaagaagtgttttcacaaTTTTAAGGTAATAATCTTTGCCTTCTACCATAATTTTCTCAATGAAATAACTTGTGGCGACGTCCACCAAGACCTTCTCCGCATCAATTACTTAAATCTTCTTATATTAATTCGTCTTTATGCCTAAAATAAGTTGACTGCAAAATGAAATATCAATTACTTTAATTCAAACACATCAATATTTACAATTAATTACTCTTAAATAtaaaccaaaataaataaataaacaaaaaaaaaaaaacaggttGAAAGAGCGCACCGTTAGCAGCGAAGCGATGACGAATTAATCTTCTAACTCTAAGACTTCCGTCCATATAGCCTCTGTTGAAGATCCCCGGCGGCGGTCCGATGATGGCAACCTTCAATGTTGATAGCAGACCTAAGCATGAGAGAGATTGCGAGGGAGCGAGCGAAACATCTGGCGGATACGCTCCACCTTCTTCCCAACCTCGGAGCACTCAAGTTTGAACGATTCGGCCTTCTTCGTCCCCGCGTTTTGCTCGGCCGAATGGCAAAATCGAGAAGGAGAGGATTTCTACAACTAATTTATCGTATTGCTCGATTGGGCATTGCATCTGCCTCTGTGGCTTTTAAGGGATACTGCAGCGGCGACCTGTGAGGACTTCACTGACATTGATGGGGAATTTCCCCAAACCCATGGTGTATTTTTGGGGGGAATTGAAGAGAGTTCTCCCGGGAGAAAATGTTGATGAAAAAAAGTTTATATATTGAGAATTTTCAATTTGAATGAATCACGAGAGAGAGCAtgagagaaagaaaatatatgCGGGATAGAAAAAATATGGTCGTGAAATATTACCGTTAAACTAttattttattctaatactctatacgtccataaaaaatagttctAATAAGAGacaatacgaattttaataaaaatagttattgtattatgagtggagaaatggtcacacttaaaaaatagtgtttataatgataatgaactgtattgtgagtggagaatatgATCCATTATGTGATAAATAGTTTTCAAAAGTggaaataaactaatttttgtGTACAtcccaaaatagtaaaaaatgaACCATTTTTTATGGACGTTGGGAGTATATGGATATTTGAAATGTTGGAATTAAGACCCCATCTTTTCTTCTAATAACGAAAATAAAATActtgaatttaaaattgaagatcTAAACAGAAAATAATCTCTACCCACAAAAAGATTTTGTGAAATTAAACAAGTTTGACAACTTTTAATTTAAAACATCGTCGATAGCTCACATGGAGCATATCTACCTTTGCCTACTTTACTCGAAGAGAAATTAACTTACCCGTTTTACCCCCACAAAATCAACATATGACATTCCAAGTCCCGAGTCAATTTCCCGGAATTTGTAAGGCCCAAATGGGCCCATTATGTAAGCCCAAATATCAGACGCAGTCCTTCCTAAGCCCAGCCCACCACTGTTCGGCAAAGCTCATCAAAACTCTGTCGTTTGCATTTTTCCTCTCTACCGGCGAGAAATTATTCCATTTCCTTCACCGGtaagcttctctctctctttgcgCTTTTGATTTCTTGAAGAAACCAATCTCTTGAAAAATCCGGCATATATTGGGGCTTAAACTGGATCCGAATTGGTCGGGGATCGGATGCAGGATTCCGCTGTGATGTGGGGTTTCCTCTTAGTTGCTACTTCGATTTTGTTTGAATCTGTGATAGGGCTGTGTGTTTTTTTGATTGTTTTTGCGTTTCTAAGTGTGTGAATGTGAAGATTGATGTATTTGTGGATGTTGATCTGAAGGGGGGAAATCACGTTATTGGGTTAAATTTGATTTGGGTTTTTACACAACGGAACTTTACTTCTGATTTTTTGAGCTTGTTCGTATTGCTGATCTATGGATAAGTGAAGCAATCAAGTTGAGATCTCGACGTGCATTGTATTTAAGCAGAAAAGTGAAGAAGTTATGCCGCTATGTGGACTTAGTCAATTGAAATTATGCTGACAGATGAAACTTCCTTGGAGCTTTCTTTGTATTTAAGAATAGGTTCATTGAGTCTCTCGACCTGAATTTGGGGGTTGCTCATTGCTTCGTTATATTCTCATCACTGTCATTGGTATTTTAATGTGTTATGCTTCTTTGTTTGTGGATTAGCCTCGAATAATGTTGATAAATGATTATTGTTCTTGTAGAAATTTGATTGATTCAGGGTAAAGATGTATGATAATGTTGGACCGCAGCTTGGTGTCCCTCGGCCACCTAATGCTCAACCAAACCCTTTTGAAAATTCGTTTTATGGTGCAAGTTCGGGATTCATTAGAGGTGGACTGGGTGCTTACGGAGAGAAGATTCTAGGATCTAGCTCTGAATATGTGCAAAGCAATGTAAGTAGTGATGGAACATGAGATGACTTGGATTTTAGGACGCATTCAAGAATTTTTGTTGCAAGTCCTCATCTTATTATCTAATTGTTCTGAAACAGATCAGTAGGTACTTTTCCGATCCACAATACTATTTTCAAGTCAATGATCAATATGTGAAGAACAAATTGAAGGTCGTTCTTTTCCCATTTCTACACAGGGTAATATTTTGATCTTCTATGATGTTTTCTGTTTACTTCTTTTATCTAATTGCTTATAccttattatgattttattcaTTCAGTAGTAGCATTTCATTTATTTACATCTCATAGGGCCATTGGACAAGAATCTCCGAGCCAGTTGGTGGCAGGCTCTCTTACAAGCCCCCAATTTATGATATAAATGCCCCGGACTTGTACATTCCTTTCATGGCATTTGGTACCTATTTGGTTCTCGCTGGCCTATCATTAGGACTTCATGGAAAGTGAGTTTATTCTTGTAATGCCTTGCATTCTATTCTTGTTTATATTTCTTTGTGCCACTCCTGCAATAATAATTGGCCGTATGAAGTGAGCTTCTTGTTTATTGGTGCTTTCAGATATTGTGAACTGCATCGATTTACTGGCACCTGAACATGTTACTTATTTagtctataatttttttttctgtgttATCTTTTCCTGGAGCCGGGAAATGTTTTGTTGGAGGTCTGCTTATTGTTTATTGGTGCTTGTGGCATCATTTTTATTCCCATTTATGGCGGGTGGAATATTTTAAGCTCACTACCAAATTTTCAAGAATGCTAGCTTAGAGCATTCAGTTTTCGTTTGCAGTCAATCTCTCTAAACTCTTTGTAAGCCCTCAAGATTATGCGGGAATAGCCCGGGTCtcatttgtaattttttaatgttGCAGGTTTAGCCCTGAAGCCCTGAACTGGCTGTTTGCCAAGGGGCTGGTAGGCTGGGTTTTTCAAGTTGGCCTTCTGAAAATGACATTGTTGTCCTTGGGTAGTGGAGAGGCTCCTTTGCTCGACATGGTGGCGTATGCTGGATATACTTTCACGGGACTGTCTCTAGCTGTCTTCGGGAGAATTTTTTGGAGCTATGCATACTACTTCCTGTTACCGTGGACATGTTTGGGCATGGGGATTTTCTTGGTGAAGACGATGAAACGAGTCCTTTTTGCAGGTTATGATTCGACTAGGCATCATTATCTGTTGCTTTTCATTGCGTTGGCGCAATTCCCACTCCTCGTTTGGCTCGGTAACATCAGTCTTAACTGGCTTTTTTAGACACTGCCCTCAAATTGTAGCAAAGGAACATTGTTCGTATCGAATGTAACTGTATCTCATTTCATATTTCTTCTTGGATTCCATATTCAAATCCCGCCAATCTCTTCTAGTTTGAGCGATTGAACTCGCATGTGTATATCTGGATAACATGGGTGGTCAAAATGGTTTTTTAGCTGATTGGATAATTCAATATTCATCTACCGTTTTTAATTTACATTGAGGGTGTGTTTATTTAAGTGTGCGTtctctttagttgtaaatttatcatggaaaaatgaaggataaacaaaatttcactctttaaatccttcctttctttttccacatttcctacttagCTCTTACTAATTcttcatttacactacaaaggagagataatattatcacaccatttttggagagataatattatctattttttgTAATGTAAATGGGGAATGAGAAAGGGTCAAGTAGAAtatgtgggaaaagaaaaagaagatttaaagggtgaaattttgtttagccttcattttcccatgataaatttctCGTACTTCCCACTCACTAACGCATAACACAAATTTCATTCTCTCGCACAAAGGAGAGTGCTGATGATTTTGGACCtgggagtaaaaaaaatggATGAATGAGTTGAAATGGGCCGTTTAAGCTATTAGGCCTAAAAAATTAGGATGGGCTACCAAACCAAATTAAACAATATTATTATCAAAATCAAACCATATATGACTGTGTTAATGTTATTTACTCATGTACTTATTTTCctggaataaaaaaaaaatacttcatccgtcccataaTAGATTATTACTTACGGATGAtacaggttttaagaaatatgTTGATAGATAATGTGTTGagtgaaatgagtggttgtggttgaattAATTGTGAGATTATATAGAAATGAGTTGTGGTTAAAAAGAGAAGTGAGGTCATGTCCTAAAATGAAAGTGATACTTCTCTTATGGGACgaacgaaaatgaaaaatgtgatattttcttatgagacggggggagtataaaataattttatattaattacataaaatttttgATATAtgcttaaaatattaaaatgatgATGATAACAAGGAAGACGATGCAAATACTGGCTTCTTCCATACTTGCGTCGAACGCAACGTGAGAAGAAATGGCTTAGTGGGTGTGGAGATAAATGGAAAATGGAAAGAGGAAGTAACTGAGGTAAAAGAaggagtttaaaattatttaaggccattatcttagggcgatttgcaaaaataagccactatttttcggacttgcaaaaataggccaattattttaatttttggcatttttaggccATATTTGAGCTCAATTCAGCATTTATAGACCACTTTTTGGGGtcaaaatgtggcccaaaatagcctgattgggtacacatgtggcctaaaaataccaaaaattaaaataattggcctatttttgcaagtccaaaaaatagtggcctatttttatttttgcaaatctccctaagataatggccttaaataattttaaactctaaAAGAAGGaatcaaaaaattattttctaatcACTTTTCTTCAGTTAACCTGGTGTAAATCACTGTTTTcgatttttttgaataaaagaTTGGGGAATGTTGAGAATAATTTGTTAACATCAATTTTCACCGAAGAAGAAATCAGAAAAGCCATTTAGGATTGTGATGGCTCAAAAAGCTCAGGGCCAGATGATTTCAACTTTAAGTTTATCCAAAAATTTGGGAGGTTTTGATATTCCTAAGGTCTCTAATCCAATTAAGCTCGAAGAGTTTAGACCGATTTCTTTAATTGGATGTATGTACAAGGTCAAGCTACTTgcaaatcaaataagcaaagttTTGGATaacattatttcaattaatcagTCAGCttttattagaaaaatataaattatggaCATCATAGTGATAGTAAACGAGACCTTTGAAGAGGTAAGGAAAAAGAATCAAAGTTATGTGCTATTTAAACTGGATTTGGAGAAGCTTAGGATTCAGCGGATTAGGGTTATCTCTTGCACATGATGAAGTTGCTTGGATTTAACAATAAGTGATGCTTATGGATGAAAGAATGTTTTTCTTCAGCTTGGGCTTCAGTTTTATTTAATGGGAGCCCTTGTGATGAATTATAAAAACGACTGCGACAAGTCAACCCACTTTCTCTATTTATTTTCCTTATTGAGACAGAAGATTTTAGCTTATTGATTGACAAAGCAAAAGAGTCACATTTAATTTTTGGTGTCAATGTGGGTAATGATCAAGTCGAAATCTCTCACCCTCAATTTGTCGATGACACTCTTATGTTCAGAGAAGCGTCAATGGACAATATCAAGAGTGTTAAAGGGATTGTTCGGAGCTTCAAAGTAGTGTCTAACTTGAAAGTTAAGTTTTGGAAGAGTGCCTTGATGGGAATTAACACACCGGAGACTGATTTAGAGGAGTTTGCAACAATTCTTAATCGCAAAGTAGGCTCATTACCATTCAAATATCTAGGCGTATGCCGATTGGTGAGAGTCCGAGAAAGAATGCCATGTGATCACCCGTTGTGGACATTATCCGTAGAAGATTGAACCGGTGAGAAAATAGACACATTTCTTTCGGCGGAAGAATAGTTTTACTGA
It contains:
- the LOC130992659 gene encoding uncharacterized protein LOC130992659, whose translation is MYDNVGPQLGVPRPPNAQPNPFENSFYGASSGFIRGGLGAYGEKILGSSSEYVQSNISRYFSDPQYYFQVNDQYVKNKLKVVLFPFLHRGHWTRISEPVGGRLSYKPPIYDINAPDLYIPFMAFGTYLVLAGLSLGLHGKFSPEALNWLFAKGLVGWVFQVGLLKMTLLSLGSGEAPLLDMVAYAGYTFTGLSLAVFGRIFWSYAYYFLLPWTCLGMGIFLVKTMKRVLFAGYDSTRHHYLLLFIALAQFPLLVWLGNISLNWLF